TAGGTATACTAGTTTTTACGAACTCAAGGTTCAAATTTTTTAACTACGCCTTCGCCTTCATTTTACTACCATTCATATAAATATAAAAGACTAAGAGATGTCTCCTAGTCTTAGTATACGAAAAACAAGCGTTGTCTGCTTGTTCTATCTTTCGCAATAATCGCCTTCACACAATGGGGCGTGTGATGTATGAAACTGTTGTTTTTGTTCTTCATGATATATTTGATTCAACATTTGCAAGAAATAGCCTGAATCTTGAGCTCCAGATACTCCATAAGCTCGATTGATCACAAAGAAAGGCACACCTTGAACACCAATGTCTTTAGCTTCTTGAATATCTTCTTTGACAGCATCCTCAAATTGATTGCTGCATAAGACCAATTCTACTGTCTGACCATCCAAACCCAACGCTTCTGATAATTCTAAGAGTGTTTGGGTATCCGAAAGGTTTTTACCGTCTGTAAAATAGGCTTTCATCAAGTGTTCTGTCATGATTACCCCTTTACCGATGGTTTGTGCGTATTTTTGTAACCGATGAGCATCCCTAGTATTGGTCATTTGCATGTGGTCATAATCAAAGGTTAAACCCACCGTTTTTGCACTTTCGGATATCAAGCCAAAGCGCTGTTTAACTTGTTCGATGGTTAGTTGATGTCTTTTCGAAAATTGTTCATAAGCTGAGCCTATCAACGTTTTAGGTGCATTCGGATTCAATTGATAGGACTTATAGATAACCTCGACACTGTCTTTGTATTTAAACTGTTGAAGTGCTGATTCAAAACGCTTTTTTCCTATGTAACAAAAGGGACAAGCGAAGTCTGACCAGATTTCAATTTTCATTAAAAATCTCTCCTTTAGATGATGTGATTATAACAGAGTTATCGGTCGGTTTCATGTGAATTGCTTATTTATAAAACAGTTTAAAAATAAAAAAATCGGTCAATCGACCGATTAATCTATTCAAACAGTTTTTTATACTCACCATACCCGGCTGCTTCTAGTTCATCCACTGGGATAAAACGTAACGATGCCGAGTTGATACAATACCTTAAGCCGCCCAACGCTCTTGGACCATCATTAAATACGTGGCCTAAATGGCTATCAGCTTCACTCGAACGGATTTCAATACGAAACATGCCGTGTGAGTAGTCCTTCTTTTCAACGACCAGTTTTGGGTCTAAAGGTTTGGTAAAACTTGGCCAACCACACCCGGAATCAAACTTATCTAGTGATGTAAATAACGGCGTGCCATCAACAATATCGACATAAAGTCCTGGTTTTTTATTGGCCCAGAATTCATTGTGAAATGCCGGTTCAGTCGCGCTTTCTTGAGTGACTCTATATTGAATTTCCGATAAATGCTTTAAGTCTTTTGGTTTCATCTTAACACCTCAAGGCTATTGTATCAAACACGCATTAAAATTCAAAATCGGATGCAATCCTTTCAGGTGGTATCCACTGGCCATCCTTGACAACAAAGGGATGAATGGATACAATCGCTGCCCGATTGATTGGACCATAAATATGGGGATAAAATAGTTGATTGTTGTTTTTGTCTTCGTATTTTACGACGCTGTCGAGTTTCGTTTCATCGATTAAGATGATTGCTAAATCGGTTTTATCGATCAGTTTTGGTAAAACACGATGAAATAGTTCAGGCGTCGATGCGTGAATAAATGGGTTATTTTCTAGTAATGAAATACCTAAAGGTTGTTCATCAATCAAGGCCATCGGCATATTGACGATGATCATACATTCACCCAATAAGCACTGCCATCGGGTTTTCGAGAGATCAAACCTAAATCGACCAAATAACGTCTGATCATCACAAAGTCATCATACACAGGTTTGAGCACTTCATTGATTTCTTTTTCTGTATAGACTTTTTCAGGGTCT
Above is a genomic segment from Paracholeplasma manati containing:
- a CDS encoding DsbA family oxidoreductase, with product MKIEIWSDFACPFCYIGKKRFESALQQFKYKDSVEVIYKSYQLNPNAPKTLIGSAYEQFSKRHQLTIEQVKQRFGLISESAKTVGLTFDYDHMQMTNTRDAHRLQKYAQTIGKGVIMTEHLMKAYFTDGKNLSDTQTLLELSEALGLDGQTVELVLCSNQFEDAVKEDIQEAKDIGVQGVPFFVINRAYGVSGAQDSGYFLQMLNQIYHEEQKQQFHTSHAPLCEGDYCER
- the msrB gene encoding peptide-methionine (R)-S-oxide reductase MsrB; translated protein: MKPKDLKHLSEIQYRVTQESATEPAFHNEFWANKKPGLYVDIVDGTPLFTSLDKFDSGCGWPSFTKPLDPKLVVEKKDYSHGMFRIEIRSSEADSHLGHVFNDGPRALGGLRYCINSASLRFIPVDELEAAGYGEYKKLFE
- a CDS encoding DUF952 domain-containing protein, with product MIIVNMPMALIDEQPLGISLLENNPFIHASTPELFHRVLPKLIDKTDLAIILIDETKLDSVVKYEDKNNNQLFYPHIYGPINRAAIVSIHPFVVKDGQWIPPERIASDFEF
- a CDS encoding DUF2087 domain-containing protein, with translation MQILTELELKDIYDQYFEKGDELVLKQFPSKQKKQHGVCLFIVKVLDPEKVYTEKEINEVLKPVYDDFVMIRRYLVDLGLISRKPDGSAYWVNV